One Streptosporangium sp. NBC_01495 DNA window includes the following coding sequences:
- a CDS encoding TIGR04076 family protein: MDDIGGHDDDGAGDDEGDMELYDLRVVVDRIEGRSVCGMEVGDCFTLENSAHLRLPDGEHFCVYALASVLPFLAAKQRDLAEGDWLARDTLFSCPDPEERLVMRVERTRRRRMNSADLT; this comes from the coding sequence ATGGACGACATCGGCGGGCACGACGACGACGGCGCCGGCGACGACGAGGGGGACATGGAGCTGTACGACCTGCGGGTGGTGGTCGACCGCATCGAGGGCAGGTCCGTCTGCGGGATGGAGGTGGGCGACTGCTTCACGCTGGAGAACAGCGCCCACCTGCGGCTCCCCGACGGCGAGCACTTCTGCGTCTACGCGCTCGCCTCGGTCCTGCCGTTCCTCGCCGCGAAGCAGCGCGACCTCGCCGAGGGCGACTGGCTGGCGCGGGACACCCTGTTCTCCTGCCCCGACCCGGAGGAGCGGCTGGTGATGCGGGTCGAACGGACCCGGCGCCGCCGGATGAACTCCGCCGACCTGACCTGA
- a CDS encoding DUF4440 domain-containing protein, with the protein MPGDVLGGAPGDSASASGADADLIAAGIDDMYDAFLAADRRRFDGHLHDEVTTWETHLPGPLRTRSELDAYRDRRDGSGARPHLDRLTAEDKRIDVWDDTGVARYVLVAEPPGGPARHSRVTDVLRRVDGDWLIVHHHSELLAP; encoded by the coding sequence GTGCCGGGTGACGTTCTGGGTGGCGCTCCGGGTGATTCCGCCTCCGCTTCCGGCGCGGATGCCGACCTGATCGCCGCGGGCATCGACGACATGTACGACGCGTTCCTCGCGGCGGACCGCCGGCGGTTCGACGGGCACCTGCACGACGAGGTGACCACCTGGGAGACGCATCTGCCGGGACCGCTGCGGACCCGGTCGGAACTCGACGCCTACCGCGACCGCAGGGACGGCTCGGGTGCCCGTCCCCACCTCGACAGGCTGACGGCCGAGGACAAGCGGATCGACGTGTGGGACGACACCGGCGTCGCCCGCTACGTGCTGGTCGCCGAACCGCCCGGCGGGCCCGCGCGGCACAGCCGGGTGACCGACGTGCTGCGCCGCGTCGACGGCGACTGGCTCATCGTGCACCACCACTCCGAACTGCTCGCGCCTTGA
- a CDS encoding amidohydrolase family protein: MNDVVLVNCTVTDARATGVPGTASGSRTTEARAAGGKGRIADAAVWVRDDRIAAVGPRERILERTGDARPLDLDGAYVTPGLVNMHTHLSLSLPGEGGDSVKNMTAHELALYMADGARRTLRCGVTTVRCVAEKDHADFALRRAIESGRAIGPRIFTAGRALVCTGGHGHEGSDTLECDGADGFRRGVRSQVKAGADLIKIMISGGIAGKHEKIDTPQLFSDEMAAAMQTAHAWGRKVTAHAGPAAVIAEAVELGLDCVEHGYQLTPEVAKRMAERGTSLVPTLLVTRCKEFFDELGVPEWMQCRSLGAGPRHLESYAMALDAGVDVLLGSDMPPFWDFEGTNASVRELECMSEGGLGPAGALYAGTLGPVRWLGADADLGTVEVGKYADLIAMDADPLAGTSAFRGVRWVMKGGRVVRDDRSGWEKP, translated from the coding sequence ATGAACGACGTGGTCCTCGTCAACTGCACCGTCACCGACGCCCGTGCCACCGGTGTTCCCGGCACGGCCTCGGGAAGCCGTACGACGGAAGCCCGGGCGGCGGGCGGCAAGGGGCGGATCGCCGACGCCGCGGTGTGGGTCCGGGACGACCGGATCGCGGCCGTGGGCCCCCGCGAGCGGATCCTGGAGCGGACGGGCGACGCCCGCCCGCTCGACCTCGACGGCGCGTACGTCACCCCCGGCCTGGTCAACATGCACACCCACCTGTCCCTGTCGCTCCCGGGCGAGGGAGGCGACAGCGTCAAGAACATGACGGCGCACGAGCTCGCCCTCTACATGGCCGACGGCGCCCGGCGCACCCTGCGCTGCGGGGTCACCACGGTGCGGTGCGTGGCCGAGAAGGACCACGCCGACTTCGCGCTGCGCCGGGCGATCGAGTCCGGCCGGGCGATCGGCCCGCGCATCTTCACCGCCGGTCGCGCCCTGGTCTGCACCGGCGGCCACGGGCACGAGGGGAGCGACACCCTGGAGTGCGACGGCGCCGACGGGTTCCGGCGCGGGGTGCGCAGCCAGGTCAAGGCGGGCGCCGACCTCATCAAGATCATGATTTCGGGCGGGATCGCCGGGAAACACGAGAAGATCGACACCCCGCAGCTGTTCTCCGACGAGATGGCGGCGGCGATGCAGACCGCGCACGCCTGGGGCCGCAAGGTCACCGCGCACGCGGGCCCGGCGGCGGTGATCGCCGAGGCCGTCGAGCTGGGCCTCGACTGCGTGGAGCACGGCTACCAGCTCACCCCCGAGGTCGCGAAGAGGATGGCCGAACGCGGCACGTCCCTGGTGCCGACGTTGCTCGTCACCCGCTGCAAGGAGTTCTTCGACGAGCTCGGGGTGCCGGAGTGGATGCAGTGCCGCTCGCTCGGCGCCGGACCCCGGCACCTGGAGAGCTACGCCATGGCCCTCGACGCGGGGGTGGACGTCCTGCTGGGCAGCGACATGCCGCCGTTCTGGGACTTCGAGGGGACCAACGCCTCGGTACGCGAGCTGGAGTGCATGTCCGAGGGCGGCCTCGGCCCGGCAGGGGCGCTGTACGCGGGCACGCTCGGCCCGGTGCGCTGGCTCGGCGCCGACGCCGACCTCGGCACCGTCGAGGTCGGCAAGTACGCGGACCTCATCGCGATGGACGCGGACCCGCTCGCGGGCACCTCGGCCTTCCGGGGGGTCCGCTGGGTGATGAAGGGCGGCAGGGTCGTCCGCGACGACCGGTCGGGATGGGAGAAGCCTTGA
- a CDS encoding zinc-binding dehydrogenase has protein sequence MNRRLVAYAHGEPEEVLSLAEVPEDRAPGDGEVRIAVRAVGLNYLDVMLCRGTYPVRPDPPMTPGVEAAGTVVAAGAGAGHLEGRAVLACPTLPRGALGDVVTVDAALVVPYPAGFDPVTVAALPVTYQTAWFALRRAGLAAGETVLVHAGAGGVGIAATQLALALGARVICTAGGPAKTALCRENGAGEAIDYLDADFAASVMDLTDGRGADVVVDPVGGDVLARSLDCLAFEGRLVAVGTAGGPPLPVDPMALVAANASLVGVSWGSAYPWRRPGAVRDAYEELFALLASGAVRPLVSRVVDLAGTPAALADLAARRTTGKIMVRTD, from the coding sequence TTGAACCGGCGGCTGGTCGCCTACGCGCACGGCGAGCCGGAGGAGGTCCTCTCCCTGGCGGAGGTACCCGAGGACCGCGCCCCCGGCGACGGGGAGGTCAGGATCGCGGTACGGGCCGTCGGGCTGAACTACCTCGACGTCATGCTGTGCAGGGGCACCTACCCGGTACGCCCCGACCCGCCGATGACGCCCGGCGTCGAGGCCGCGGGGACGGTGGTCGCCGCCGGGGCGGGTGCCGGGCACCTGGAGGGCAGGGCGGTCCTCGCCTGTCCCACCCTGCCGCGCGGCGCCCTCGGCGACGTCGTCACCGTCGACGCCGCCCTCGTCGTGCCGTACCCGGCCGGGTTCGATCCCGTCACGGTCGCGGCCCTGCCCGTCACGTACCAGACCGCGTGGTTCGCGCTGCGCCGGGCCGGGCTGGCGGCGGGGGAGACGGTGCTCGTGCACGCGGGCGCGGGAGGCGTCGGCATCGCCGCCACCCAGCTCGCGCTGGCCCTCGGGGCGCGCGTGATCTGCACGGCGGGCGGCCCGGCCAAGACCGCGCTGTGCCGGGAGAACGGGGCGGGCGAGGCGATCGACTACCTGGACGCCGACTTCGCCGCCTCGGTCATGGACCTGACGGACGGCCGGGGCGCCGACGTCGTGGTCGATCCCGTCGGCGGCGACGTCCTTGCGCGCTCGCTGGACTGCCTGGCCTTCGAAGGGCGCCTGGTGGCCGTCGGGACGGCCGGAGGGCCCCCGCTGCCGGTCGACCCGATGGCGCTCGTCGCAGCCAACGCCTCCCTGGTCGGGGTGTCGTGGGGGTCGGCGTACCCGTGGCGGCGGCCCGGCGCGGTGCGGGACGCCTACGAGGAGTTGTTCGCCCTGCTCGCCTCGGGCGCCGTCCGGCCGCTCGTGTCGCGCGTGGTGGACCTGGCGGGGACCCCCGCCGCCCTCGCCGATCTGGCCGCACGCCGTACGACAGGAAAGATCATGGTTCGGACGGACTGA